In one Saccharibacillus brassicae genomic region, the following are encoded:
- a CDS encoding DMT family transporter, whose amino-acid sequence MKMHMTKKTADLSIALVSAAWGSSYLLMKLGLDGMEPFMLIAWRFLLAFALTAPLFWRRIRLADLKTVGYAAVLGFVLFVMLALLITGLETTTASSAGFLTSAMVVFVPMIQLAITRRRPSFAMAAGITLTMGGIALLTLQHSLTFQSGSLPCLLGAFVYAVHIVLTNRFAKRADGLTLGVLQLGFTGLFGLLLGFGFETPSIPHGASQWTAVIGLAVICSAFGFVMQTVAQKHTSPERIGVLFSLEPVFAALFGFVFLGEMLGAQGYLGALLILGGVMVSGLKLAPARSLPRPPRVPGSRSRSRAKDREFRTEAGA is encoded by the coding sequence ATGAAGATGCACATGACGAAAAAAACGGCCGATCTGTCGATCGCCCTGGTCTCGGCGGCCTGGGGCTCGTCCTATTTGCTGATGAAATTGGGCCTCGACGGCATGGAGCCGTTTATGCTGATCGCCTGGCGGTTCCTGCTCGCCTTCGCGCTGACGGCGCCGCTGTTCTGGCGCCGAATACGGCTGGCCGACCTGAAGACGGTCGGCTATGCCGCGGTGCTCGGGTTCGTGCTGTTCGTCATGCTGGCGCTGCTCATTACGGGGCTGGAGACGACGACCGCGTCGTCGGCCGGCTTCCTGACCAGCGCCATGGTCGTCTTCGTGCCGATGATCCAGCTCGCGATCACGCGCCGCCGGCCAAGCTTCGCGATGGCGGCCGGCATTACGCTTACGATGGGCGGGATCGCGCTGCTGACACTCCAGCATTCGCTCACGTTCCAGAGCGGCTCGCTGCCCTGCCTGCTCGGCGCGTTCGTTTACGCCGTGCATATCGTGCTGACGAACCGGTTCGCCAAGCGCGCCGACGGCCTCACGCTCGGCGTGCTCCAGCTCGGCTTCACCGGCTTGTTCGGCCTGCTGCTCGGCTTCGGCTTCGAGACGCCGTCGATTCCGCACGGCGCTTCCCAATGGACCGCCGTGATCGGCCTCGCCGTCATCTGCAGCGCGTTCGGGTTCGTCATGCAGACCGTCGCGCAGAAGCATACGTCGCCCGAGCGGATCGGCGTGCTCTTCTCGCTGGAACCGGTCTTCGCCGCGCTGTTCGGCTTCGTGTTCCTGGGCGAAATGCTCGGCGCGCAGGGCTATCTGGGCGCGCTGCTGATCCTCGGCGGCGTCATGGTGTCGGGTCTGAAGCTTGCCCCGGCCCGTTCGCTGCCGCGCCCTCCGCGGGTGCCGGGCAGCCGTTCGCGCTCCCGCGCCAAAGACCGGGAGTTCCGGACGGAAGCCGGCGCCTGA
- a CDS encoding glycoside hydrolase family 35 protein: MPTFETRGDHFYYDNEPLQLRSGAIHYFRVVPAYWEDRLRRLIACGFNTVETYVPWNLHEPREGQFVFDGIADLEAFVRLAGSLGLHVIVRPSPYICAEWEFGGLPAWLLENGDLRLRCSDTAYLSKVDAYFDELLPRLRPLLCSVGGPIIALQIENEYGSYGSDTAYLEYLRDGMVRRGMDVLLFTSDGPEVPMLRAGSLAGTLATVNFGSGTLGAFEQLRRHQPEGPLMVMEFWDGWFDRWTGPHHTRSASEIVTELERMLDLNASFNFYMFHGGTNFGFMNGANHVNQYEPTVTSYDYSALLSESGDPSDAYFAVRELLSQRLGLTPPEPPAPLPKKAYGRVELGECAGLLEQAALLSGTPIRSAVPEPMERIGQNYGFILYTTQIGSEHDGGRLFLQDVRDRALVFADGKQIALVSRWEEQGGIRLSVPTGGLRLDILVENMGRINYGPLMRDRKGITEGVRVGNQFLHGWDITPLPLDDLSALAFEPLEPGGGEPAASPAQTAGFAELAAEEAVLRSAGAAADNEALHAAAEAAQATEARREADAQGAADAEQAAASDAARGEASGARPAFYRGTFAVSETADTFVRTDGWRKGVVWINGFLLGRYWQAGPTNTLYVPAPLLREGENEIVVLDLHGFGEKGGSRGLSSLPFVELTDAPDLG, from the coding sequence ATGCCGACGTTTGAGACAAGAGGAGACCACTTTTATTACGACAACGAACCGCTGCAGCTGCGCTCGGGAGCGATCCATTATTTCCGCGTGGTGCCGGCCTATTGGGAAGACCGCCTGCGCCGGCTGATCGCCTGCGGCTTCAATACGGTCGAGACGTACGTGCCGTGGAATCTGCACGAACCGCGGGAAGGACAGTTCGTTTTCGACGGTATCGCCGATCTGGAAGCTTTCGTGCGATTGGCCGGCTCGCTCGGTCTGCACGTCATCGTCCGGCCGAGTCCGTATATTTGCGCGGAATGGGAATTCGGGGGCCTGCCGGCCTGGCTGCTGGAGAACGGCGATCTGCGCCTGCGCTGCTCGGATACGGCGTACCTGTCCAAAGTGGACGCTTATTTCGACGAGCTGCTGCCGCGTCTGCGCCCGCTGCTGTGCAGCGTCGGCGGACCGATCATCGCGCTGCAAATCGAGAACGAATACGGCAGCTACGGGTCGGACACCGCCTATCTGGAATATTTGCGTGACGGTATGGTCCGGCGCGGCATGGACGTGCTGCTGTTCACGTCCGACGGCCCGGAAGTGCCGATGCTGCGCGCGGGTTCGCTGGCCGGGACGCTGGCGACGGTCAATTTCGGTTCGGGCACGCTCGGCGCGTTCGAACAGCTGCGCCGGCACCAGCCGGAAGGTCCGCTGATGGTTATGGAATTCTGGGACGGCTGGTTCGACCGCTGGACAGGCCCGCATCATACGCGCTCCGCGTCCGAGATCGTGACGGAGCTTGAGCGGATGCTGGACCTGAACGCGTCGTTCAACTTCTATATGTTCCACGGCGGGACCAATTTCGGCTTCATGAACGGCGCGAACCATGTCAACCAATACGAACCGACGGTAACCAGCTATGATTACAGCGCGCTGCTGAGCGAAAGCGGCGATCCGTCGGACGCCTACTTCGCGGTGCGGGAGCTGCTGTCGCAGCGTCTTGGCCTGACACCGCCGGAGCCGCCCGCGCCGCTGCCCAAAAAAGCGTACGGGCGCGTGGAGCTGGGCGAATGCGCGGGACTGCTGGAGCAGGCGGCGCTTCTGTCGGGAACGCCGATCCGCAGCGCCGTGCCGGAACCGATGGAAAGAATCGGCCAGAATTACGGCTTCATCCTGTACACGACGCAGATCGGCAGCGAACACGACGGCGGCAGATTGTTTCTGCAGGACGTGCGCGACCGGGCGCTTGTGTTCGCAGACGGGAAGCAGATCGCGCTCGTCAGCCGCTGGGAAGAGCAGGGCGGCATTCGGCTGAGTGTGCCTACAGGCGGGCTGCGCCTCGATATTCTCGTCGAGAATATGGGCCGGATCAATTACGGGCCGCTCATGCGCGACCGCAAAGGCATTACCGAAGGCGTTCGCGTCGGCAATCAATTCCTGCACGGCTGGGACATTACGCCGCTGCCGCTGGACGATTTGTCGGCGCTCGCGTTCGAGCCGCTTGAACCGGGCGGGGGCGAACCCGCGGCTTCGCCCGCGCAGACAGCCGGCTTCGCGGAGCTGGCCGCCGAAGAAGCGGTGCTGCGCAGCGCCGGAGCCGCGGCGGACAACGAAGCGCTGCATGCCGCGGCGGAAGCGGCGCAGGCGACCGAAGCGCGGCGCGAAGCAGACGCGCAGGGCGCTGCGGACGCCGAACAGGCCGCCGCGTCCGATGCGGCACGCGGCGAAGCGTCGGGGGCGCGTCCCGCGTTCTATCGCGGGACGTTCGCGGTGTCGGAGACGGCCGACACGTTCGTTCGCACGGACGGCTGGCGCAAAGGCGTCGTCTGGATCAACGGGTTCCTGCTCGGCCGTTATTGGCAGGCGGGTCCGACGAACACGCTCTACGTGCCGGCTCCGCTGCTGCGCGAAGGCGAGAACGAGATCGTCGTGCTGGACCTGCACGGCTTCGGCGAAAAGGGCGGAAGCCGTGGCTTGTCTTCGCTGCCGTTCGTCGAATTGACGGACGCGCCGGATCTGGGCTGA
- a CDS encoding response regulator produces the protein MYKVIVADDEPLMLEGWKTMVDWTGAGYELCGAASDGEEALDLFGSVGPDLVVTDIRMPVLDGLELIRAIKNRPGAHARSVIVSGYAEFGYVQQALRFGADRYVLKPIVPEEIQVLLGDLFALLGRDRTDRASAAVLQAAAEEAEVMRLLQGGLPSGPGALGLASCAPLCVLLLEAPCAPTGGARALPRAALKRTAERLRAAGTPAWTFDDGRGRLGLLAACAPDALESDLRQLAASAAGTAVYVSGTGRGPDSLARLYAQAIALRERLHALGQGGVYRHDEAQIPGSVGFAECLAFAERILERVDGGEVDAVSCAVSDLFGLFGRLRVPGGWAQSVVRHLLGELLRREDSPAAASAPAAGRFDEEAGPAEAELLRRCTEAAERVRSKRPAGASGASPIAEAIDYMRQHYRDKLQLRDLAARCHLNPVYFGQQFKRATGYGFNDYVHRLRAEEARKLLRRTDMKIAEIAGALGYHDTEYFSAKFKAVTGDLPSLYRTRERGSAQ, from the coding sequence ATGTACAAAGTCATCGTAGCGGACGATGAGCCGCTGATGCTGGAAGGCTGGAAGACGATGGTCGATTGGACCGGGGCGGGATACGAATTGTGCGGGGCCGCTTCCGACGGCGAAGAAGCGCTTGACCTGTTCGGTTCGGTCGGTCCCGATCTCGTCGTGACCGATATTCGCATGCCCGTCTTGGACGGGCTGGAGCTGATCCGGGCGATCAAGAACCGCCCGGGCGCCCATGCCCGAAGCGTGATCGTCAGCGGCTATGCCGAATTCGGCTACGTGCAGCAGGCGCTGCGCTTCGGCGCGGATCGTTACGTCCTGAAGCCGATCGTGCCCGAAGAGATCCAGGTCCTACTCGGCGACCTGTTCGCGCTGCTCGGCCGCGACCGCACCGACCGCGCTTCGGCGGCCGTGCTGCAGGCGGCCGCCGAAGAAGCGGAAGTGATGCGCCTGCTGCAGGGCGGCCTGCCTAGCGGCCCGGGCGCGCTCGGTCTGGCTTCGTGCGCGCCGCTGTGCGTGCTGCTGCTCGAAGCGCCGTGCGCGCCGACGGGCGGCGCCCGTGCGCTGCCGCGCGCCGCGCTGAAGCGCACGGCGGAGCGGCTGCGCGCCGCCGGCACGCCGGCATGGACGTTCGACGACGGCCGGGGCCGACTCGGCCTGCTCGCCGCCTGCGCGCCGGACGCGCTGGAAAGCGACCTGCGGCAGCTCGCGGCTTCGGCCGCCGGCACGGCCGTCTACGTCAGCGGCACCGGCCGGGGGCCGGACTCGCTTGCGCGGCTGTACGCGCAGGCGATCGCGCTGCGCGAGCGCCTGCATGCGCTCGGCCAGGGCGGCGTGTACCGGCATGACGAAGCGCAAATTCCGGGCAGCGTCGGCTTCGCGGAATGCCTCGCTTTCGCCGAACGCATTCTGGAACGCGTCGACGGCGGAGAGGTCGACGCGGTATCCTGCGCCGTATCGGACCTGTTCGGGCTGTTCGGGCGGCTGCGCGTGCCCGGCGGCTGGGCGCAAAGCGTCGTGCGCCATCTGCTTGGCGAGCTGCTGCGCCGGGAAGATTCGCCGGCTGCGGCGTCTGCCCCGGCGGCCGGGCGGTTCGACGAAGAGGCCGGACCCGCGGAAGCCGAACTGCTCCGGCGCTGCACGGAGGCGGCGGAGCGCGTTCGGTCCAAGCGGCCGGCCGGCGCGTCGGGCGCGTCTCCGATCGCCGAAGCGATCGACTATATGCGGCAGCATTACCGCGACAAGCTGCAGCTGCGCGACCTGGCCGCCAGATGCCATTTGAATCCGGTCTATTTCGGCCAGCAGTTCAAACGGGCGACCGGATACGGCTTCAACGATTACGTGCATCGTCTTCGGGCCGAAGAAGCGCGCAAGCTGCTTCGGCGCACCGATATGAAGATCGCCGAGATCGCCGGCGCGCTCGGCTATCACGACACGGAATATTTCAGCGCCAAATTCAAGGCCGTCACCGGCGACCTGCCTTCGCTCTACCGGACCCGGGAGAGAGGAAGTGCGCAGTGA
- a CDS encoding response regulator transcription factor, which translates to MDTKYEVLLVDDEPLAIEGLKLLVDWDKYGFRIGGTCENGEEAIRRIRADAPDLVVTDIRMPVMDGLRLIEETREGGDRSTLFVITSGYDDFDYALRAMRLGVSNYLTKPLMDDETDEMLRRVRAQLEERTRRSAQALRADIGLERRALSLALFGGDEEEQTPDLCGALERLSSRAGEWVYLRLTTNAQWMPAVREALAPLQAGPDGCRLIDEGRFAVGIVLGLPDEAAALGAGEAARAFGQALLDRLPPESAGQVRLAAGRSVERPEELGASLRSAEEAAAFLFFGGSDLVLYADIAAKRLSFDASVLEQADRIAALTEGGSREEIVRLLGEAFAGFRARLTSPELVRMFAARIVLRCAYVCEELGGDSEETIRRSPFCRDVPLLPDLAETGLALEKFCLDCRLQASRLTERSGGGVQAQVAEFLRERYAETFTIRELAERFYVHPVYLGQSFTRKYGVGIAQFVHELRIEEACRLLFEEDLPSSAIAERVGYKGYPHFLKQFEKKTGLKPAEYRAQASS; encoded by the coding sequence ATGGACACGAAATACGAGGTATTGTTGGTCGACGACGAACCGTTGGCGATCGAAGGGCTCAAGCTGCTGGTCGATTGGGACAAATACGGATTTCGGATCGGCGGGACGTGCGAGAACGGCGAAGAAGCGATCCGCCGTATTCGCGCCGACGCGCCTGACCTCGTCGTGACCGATATCCGCATGCCGGTCATGGACGGGCTGCGCCTGATCGAAGAGACGCGCGAAGGCGGCGACCGCTCGACGCTGTTCGTCATCACGAGCGGGTACGACGATTTCGATTATGCGCTTCGCGCGATGCGGCTCGGCGTATCGAATTATTTGACCAAGCCGCTGATGGACGACGAGACGGACGAGATGCTGCGGCGCGTACGCGCGCAGCTCGAAGAACGCACGCGCCGCTCCGCGCAGGCGCTGCGGGCGGATATCGGCCTTGAGCGCCGGGCGCTGTCGCTTGCGCTGTTCGGCGGGGACGAAGAAGAACAGACCCCGGATCTTTGCGGCGCGCTGGAGCGGCTGTCGAGCCGGGCAGGCGAATGGGTCTATCTGCGGCTGACGACCAACGCGCAGTGGATGCCGGCTGTCCGGGAAGCGCTCGCGCCGCTGCAGGCCGGACCGGACGGCTGCCGCCTGATCGACGAAGGCCGATTTGCGGTCGGCATCGTGCTGGGCCTGCCGGATGAGGCGGCGGCGCTCGGAGCGGGCGAAGCCGCCCGGGCTTTCGGTCAGGCGCTGCTGGACCGGCTGCCGCCCGAGTCGGCGGGGCAGGTGCGCCTGGCCGCGGGCCGCTCCGTGGAGAGGCCGGAGGAGCTGGGCGCGTCGCTCAGAAGCGCCGAAGAAGCCGCGGCTTTCCTCTTCTTCGGCGGATCGGATCTCGTGCTCTATGCGGATATCGCCGCCAAGCGGCTGTCGTTCGACGCCTCCGTGCTCGAACAGGCCGACCGGATCGCCGCGCTGACGGAAGGCGGGAGCCGGGAAGAGATCGTCCGGCTGCTGGGCGAAGCATTCGCCGGTTTCCGGGCGCGGCTGACCTCGCCCGAGCTGGTGCGCATGTTCGCGGCGCGGATCGTGCTGCGCTGCGCTTACGTCTGCGAAGAGCTGGGCGGCGATTCCGAAGAGACGATCCGGCGCTCGCCGTTCTGCCGGGACGTTCCGCTGCTGCCGGATCTGGCGGAGACGGGGCTGGCGCTCGAAAAGTTCTGCCTCGACTGCCGCCTGCAGGCATCCCGGCTGACCGAGCGCAGCGGAGGCGGCGTGCAGGCGCAGGTCGCCGAATTTTTGCGCGAACGCTATGCCGAGACGTTCACGATTCGCGAACTGGCGGAACGCTTCTATGTACATCCGGTCTATCTGGGCCAGTCGTTCACCCGCAAATACGGCGTCGGCATCGCGCAGTTCGTGCACGAGCTGCGGATCGAAGAAGCATGCCGGCTTCTATTCGAAGAAGACCTGCCTTCCTCCGCGATCGCCGAGCGGGTCGGGTACAAAGGCTACCCGCATTTTCTCAAACAGTTCGAGAAGAAGACCGGCTTGAAGCCGGCGGAATACAGGGCGCAGGCTTCAAGCTGA
- a CDS encoding sensor histidine kinase, protein MKRRGFALPALNDLPLKRKFLLIYLLCVLLPIMSINLFFYERTSADIELREQENLRRSVERAGGELLGMIDESVALSRSIASDDSLYEALDRTYASPADYYAVYDDFLRDKLTRYMSANIADVRVYTANDSIQTGSNYRVVPGEGEVPEWIAALGASSSAIAAAAYLDDDFYKPGRRISIAGRMDLYPSYSGYAKYSRVDLDLGRISSILNRESGSVRFRLVDDRGRVVADGLGGRDGEGAFYANPELTPEQLSSGFALERPLGSLNYVRGWKLVGIADTRYIDGLMNESLRSILGLGIVSTIVPSLLIFFVFRSYHARIKRLSRHMEQVRSERFDLIDIPEGRDEIGGLIRAFNLMTGRIRSLINDVYKLEIRQKNLELDRVRTELAMLQSQVNPHFLFNTLNAVLVVCTRNGYKEVTVIVKNLSLLMRQLLSRPDDLVPLEEELQFIRMYLEIEKFRFGDRFDYAFEVEPWTAGLRIPRMSLQPLVENACKHGLQGWKSGRLITISARATGEGLGVFVRDNGVGMSERKLGEVNDLMRAESSADGANVGLRNVHRRLELFYRRDVRLVLRSRIEEGTEAGFVIPSFWLTRGEDETYPWNKEA, encoded by the coding sequence GTGAAGCGCCGCGGCTTTGCGCTGCCGGCGCTGAACGATCTGCCGCTCAAACGGAAGTTTCTGCTGATCTACCTGCTCTGCGTGCTGCTGCCGATCATGTCGATCAACCTGTTCTTCTATGAACGGACTTCGGCGGACATCGAGCTGCGCGAGCAGGAGAACCTGCGGCGTTCCGTCGAACGCGCCGGCGGCGAGCTGCTCGGCATGATCGATGAGAGCGTGGCGCTCAGCCGCTCGATCGCGTCCGACGATTCGCTGTACGAAGCGCTGGACCGGACGTATGCGTCCCCGGCCGATTATTACGCCGTCTACGACGATTTTTTGCGCGACAAATTGACCCGCTACATGTCCGCCAACATCGCGGACGTGCGCGTCTATACGGCCAACGACAGTATTCAGACCGGATCGAACTACCGGGTCGTGCCCGGCGAAGGCGAAGTGCCGGAATGGATCGCGGCGCTGGGCGCTTCTTCGTCCGCGATTGCCGCAGCCGCTTATCTCGACGACGACTTTTACAAGCCGGGCCGCCGGATCAGTATCGCCGGACGGATGGACCTCTACCCGTCCTACTCGGGCTATGCCAAATATTCGCGTGTCGACCTCGATTTGGGCCGCATCTCGTCGATCTTGAACCGGGAAAGCGGCAGCGTGCGGTTCAGGCTGGTCGACGACCGGGGCCGCGTCGTGGCCGACGGGCTGGGCGGACGCGACGGAGAAGGTGCCTTCTACGCCAATCCGGAACTGACGCCGGAGCAGCTGTCCTCGGGCTTCGCCCTCGAACGCCCGCTCGGCAGCCTGAACTACGTGCGGGGCTGGAAGCTTGTAGGCATCGCGGACACCCGCTACATCGACGGCCTGATGAACGAATCGCTGCGCTCCATTTTGGGACTCGGCATCGTAAGCACGATCGTGCCTTCGCTGCTGATCTTTTTCGTGTTCCGTTCGTACCATGCGCGGATCAAGCGGCTGTCGCGGCATATGGAGCAGGTGCGCAGCGAACGGTTCGACCTGATCGATATTCCGGAAGGCCGGGACGAGATCGGCGGACTTATTCGGGCTTTCAATCTGATGACCGGCCGGATCCGCTCGCTGATCAACGACGTGTACAAGCTGGAGATCCGCCAGAAAAATCTGGAGCTGGACCGCGTCCGCACGGAGCTTGCGATGCTGCAGAGCCAGGTGAACCCGCATTTTCTGTTCAATACGCTGAACGCCGTGCTCGTCGTCTGCACCCGCAACGGCTACAAGGAAGTGACCGTCATCGTCAAAAATCTGTCGCTGCTCATGCGCCAGCTGCTCAGCCGTCCCGACGATCTGGTGCCGCTGGAAGAAGAACTGCAATTTATCCGCATGTATCTGGAAATCGAGAAGTTCCGGTTCGGCGACCGGTTCGATTACGCGTTCGAAGTCGAGCCGTGGACCGCCGGGCTGCGCATTCCGCGCATGAGCCTCCAGCCGCTCGTCGAGAACGCGTGCAAGCACGGCCTGCAGGGCTGGAAGTCGGGACGCCTGATCACCATCTCGGCGCGGGCGACAGGCGAAGGGCTGGGCGTGTTCGTTCGCGACAACGGGGTCGGCATGAGCGAACGCAAGCTTGGAGAAGTGAACGATCTGATGCGCGCGGAAAGTTCTGCCGACGGCGCGAACGTCGGGCTGCGCAACGTGCACCGGCGCCTGGAACTGTTTTACCGGCGGGATGTCAGGCTTGTGCTGCGCAGCCGGATCGAAGAAGGCACGGAAGCGGGCTTCGTCATTCCGTCGTTCTGGCTGACGCGCGGCGAAGACGAGACGTATCCGTGGAACAAGGAGGCCTGA
- a CDS encoding LysR family transcriptional regulator, translating into MSTHKYEAFLKTLETGSLTKAAASLGYTQSSISHMLNALEKEWRLTLLIRDRSGIRLTSDGQRLLPYIRQVVQAHRELIDETANLRGLRSGLIRLATFTSAAVNWLPGLIQTFQQQYPGVDFELLHGHYSDIENWLDTGQADCGFQRLPVRSDFESRFLMQDRLVAILPEHHPLADLERFPVEALGEEPFLLLEEGTVNEIRDIFELHGIHPKVRFTARDDYAIISMVESGLGISILPELVLNRTPYRVVQKELSVPAYRRLGICLKSGEHTSPALRKFLEHVETYPAFRGQALEKGS; encoded by the coding sequence ATGTCGACCCACAAATACGAAGCTTTTCTCAAAACGCTTGAGACCGGCAGCCTGACCAAAGCCGCGGCCTCGCTCGGTTATACGCAGTCCAGCATCAGCCATATGCTGAACGCGCTCGAAAAAGAATGGAGGTTGACGCTGCTGATCCGGGACCGTTCCGGCATCCGCCTGACGTCGGACGGACAGCGGCTGCTGCCGTACATCCGGCAGGTCGTCCAGGCGCACCGGGAGCTGATCGACGAGACGGCGAACCTGCGCGGGCTCCGCTCCGGATTGATCCGGCTCGCCACGTTCACGAGCGCCGCCGTCAACTGGCTGCCGGGGCTGATCCAGACGTTCCAGCAGCAGTATCCGGGCGTCGACTTCGAGCTGCTGCACGGCCATTACAGCGATATCGAGAATTGGCTCGATACCGGACAGGCCGACTGCGGATTTCAGCGGCTGCCCGTGCGGAGCGATTTTGAGAGCCGCTTCCTCATGCAGGACCGGCTGGTCGCCATTTTGCCCGAGCATCATCCGCTGGCGGACCTGGAGCGATTTCCGGTCGAGGCGCTGGGCGAGGAGCCTTTTCTGCTGCTGGAAGAAGGCACGGTCAACGAGATCCGGGACATCTTCGAGCTGCACGGCATCCATCCGAAAGTGCGCTTTACCGCCCGGGACGATTACGCGATCATCTCGATGGTCGAGAGCGGGCTCGGGATCAGCATTCTGCCGGAGCTCGTGCTGAACCGGACCCCGTACCGCGTCGTGCAAAAAGAACTCAGCGTACCCGCCTATCGCCGGCTCGGCATCTGCCTCAAAAGCGGCGAACATACGTCGCCCGCGCTGCGCAAATTTCTGGAGCACGTGGAGACGTATCCGGCTTTTCGGGGACAGGCGCTGGAAAAAGGGTCTTAA
- a CDS encoding AraC family transcriptional regulator: MSWTSEAGGGREFNLGQHALPDLHFSFQMCGAHWRKVSPGWSYPEHDHALFELNYVLEGQQVMRLNSQAQLQQPGELILIAPGCRHGSEIGSPASMTYFCLHFDIDDAVMYGRLAALGSRLHAADSELTTRLKPDLERLSLLSGETEEELAAESFAIRTCILRLLLELCQYAFDRPEAGGDPAMAATVQPEEARMLRERYALEKKMQDYLGGPDDGDRLSDRSLFPPFRWIGLFTVMVPDRAFWTKPDRFLAKILLEDELGRFGVSVVAAGERLLTAVLFTDGYSVPPLEEYAADCRRLLEHRLNEPVRIGLGGVAASSGELKGLYRQSLSRLGLSEAADWLPDFDFVNRTVRLALLVIESDYADSELTLAGLAARLELTPNYLSALFTAETGRTFTWHLTRIRIDRACALLRQSRLKVYQIARQIGYADPAYFSRSFKGVVGLSPAAYRENLLDE, encoded by the coding sequence ATGTCTTGGACTTCCGAAGCCGGAGGCGGCCGGGAATTCAATCTCGGGCAGCATGCGCTGCCCGATCTGCATTTCTCGTTCCAAATGTGCGGTGCGCATTGGCGCAAAGTATCGCCCGGTTGGTCGTACCCGGAGCACGACCATGCGCTGTTCGAATTGAATTACGTGCTGGAAGGGCAGCAGGTCATGCGCCTGAATAGCCAGGCGCAGCTTCAGCAGCCGGGCGAGCTGATCCTGATCGCGCCGGGCTGCCGGCACGGCAGCGAGATCGGCAGCCCGGCGTCGATGACTTATTTCTGCCTGCATTTCGATATCGACGACGCCGTCATGTACGGCCGCCTGGCCGCGCTCGGCAGCCGGCTCCATGCCGCCGACTCGGAACTGACCACGCGGCTGAAGCCCGATCTGGAACGTCTGTCGCTCCTGTCCGGCGAGACGGAAGAAGAGCTGGCGGCGGAATCGTTCGCGATCCGCACTTGTATTCTGCGTCTGCTGCTGGAGCTGTGCCAGTACGCGTTCGACCGGCCCGAAGCGGGGGGAGATCCGGCTATGGCCGCGACCGTGCAGCCGGAAGAAGCCCGGATGCTGCGGGAACGCTACGCGCTGGAGAAAAAGATGCAGGATTATCTCGGCGGACCGGACGACGGCGACCGGCTGAGCGACCGGTCGCTGTTCCCGCCGTTTCGCTGGATCGGCTTGTTCACCGTGATGGTGCCCGACCGCGCATTTTGGACCAAGCCGGACCGGTTTCTCGCGAAAATCCTGCTCGAAGACGAGCTCGGCCGATTCGGCGTCTCGGTCGTCGCCGCGGGCGAACGGCTGCTGACCGCCGTCCTGTTCACGGACGGCTACAGCGTGCCGCCGCTGGAAGAATACGCGGCCGACTGCCGCCGCCTGCTGGAGCACCGGCTGAACGAGCCGGTACGGATCGGGCTCGGAGGCGTCGCGGCTTCGTCGGGCGAGCTCAAAGGGCTGTACCGGCAGAGCCTGAGCCGGCTCGGCCTGAGCGAAGCCGCCGATTGGCTGCCGGATTTCGACTTCGTGAACCGGACCGTCCGGTTGGCGCTGCTAGTCATCGAATCCGACTATGCGGATTCCGAACTGACGCTCGCCGGCCTGGCCGCCCGGCTGGAGCTGACGCCGAACTATCTCAGCGCGCTGTTCACCGCGGAGACGGGCCGCACATTCACTTGGCATCTGACCCGGATTCGGATCGACCGCGCCTGCGCGCTGCTGCGGCAGAGCCGCCTGAAAGTGTATCAGATCGCCCGTCAGATCGGGTATGCCGACCCGGCGTATTTTAGTCGCAGCTTCAAGGGAGTCGTCGGACTCAGCCCGGCCGCCTATCGGGAAAATCTGCTCGACGAATAA